The Homalodisca vitripennis isolate AUS2020 unplaced genomic scaffold, UT_GWSS_2.1 ScUCBcl_14118;HRSCAF=24704, whole genome shotgun sequence genome contains the following window.
AATACGTATATACATTACTAGTTACTAGGTGATTGATATGATACTAACCTCTTCTTCTCAGACCCTGACTATTTATTTTCACTATACTTGCATATTATCAGATGTTACTCTGCATGCAGGTACCAACCGTGGGTGGGGGGTGGGGCGGGACATTGTGGGGTGTCCTGACCGCTGCCAGAGGGGTGATACAGACCCCCCCAGTTCCCCCGTCGGTTTCCCACTCCTCTGCACTGCCGTTGGGTCGTGGATGCCTCACACCATGCCAACTCACAAGACTCGTCAATAGTCGTCTACTTCACCCAGCTGTTCGTGTCCGGGGGTCTCACCTTTACAGAGTTCGACTACTACGAGCCCGACTCCACCTTCCAGTTGGGCGGTCGAGTCATACACACGTAAGTGACTTTATCAAATAGAAATATTACTATGAGTACGGCCTATCCTTTACAGAGTTTGACTACTACGAAGCCCGACTCCACCTTCCAGTTGGGCGGTCGAGTCAATACACACGTAAGTGACTTTatcaaacagaaaatatttactatgAGTACGGCCTATCCTTTACAGAGTTTGACTACTACAAGCCGACTCCACCTTCCAGTTGGGTGGCCGAATCTAGACATAAGTGCTTTAGCAACAAACTATCCTGTAAGTACGGCCTATCTTACAGGTTCGCTACTACCAATCCACTTCAGTTGGGGGCGAATATAGACGATAAGTGCTTAGCAAAGAAACTATGAGTACGGCCTATTCCTTTACAAAAGTTTGACTACTAAGAGCAGATCCACCTTTTTAGTTTTGGGCCGGTCGAGTAAAACACACGTAAGTGCCTTTTGAAACAGAAACTATTGCTATAAGTAAAACCAGTCGCCTCCcaaattttccgttttttttgtaaatacccGCGCCGAGTTTTGGTGTCTTGACGAAATACaataaggtaaatttaatataaaaaaagatttttaatataaaaaagtgtacgATACACAAAACTGCAAATATTAAGCGAAGATTTGTTTTCTTAATGTATTTATATCAAGTGTGCAGTTATCCTTGAAACAGGAAGACAGACAGATAGTATACTGGCATTCACAAACAGTTTGGCAGACAGACGTAATTGGACTTTTGTCCCCACTCGAAATAACTTTGCTATCCCTtagccaattaaaaatataaactattcaatTTACAGTTGGGAATTTTGTTGGcatttttttttgattttatatttcgCAACACTTGTGTATTATTAGATGTTCTGTTGGGAAAATATACCCTTgtcttttttttgggaaaattatatattataacatttatgctttttttttttttctagattaaaaaaaatttgtctgTTTAACAGAAAATTAAAGCCGTAGGGCATGTTTTTTGAgtgaaatctaaataaatatccaaatagGCCAACATATCCCACTTTATTCTATTTTGCAGaacatatgaaaataataattatgttattattaaaagtaaggtggggttaaaaaaaaatgtacaaagccTCGGTCCACTAATTTAAATTCTGTGCCAAAcagttgtgtttttaaataaaaaacccacAGTGAAATGTATTCCTGGACGCACGCactggtttaaataaaaattattattgttaataaaggggttacttaaaaaaaatgactatggaaacatgtaatttaaatttttagttaaatccCTTTTTCTTCAACCAAATCAGGGAAAAATTCCGTATtgtagaaaataacattttaaaagcctttgtttttaaatttcctgaTTAGCGATTTAATCGATAGGAA
Protein-coding sequences here:
- the LOC124375135 gene encoding uncharacterized protein LOC124375135: VPTVGGGWGGTLWGVLTAARGVIQTPPVPPSVSHSSALPLGRGCLTPCQLTRLVNSRLLHPAVRVRGSHLYRVRLLRARLHLPVGRSSHTHGDRTERTTVQWLMTPRHFWSSTSLWNGWKGTICECWMTCWK